In Scyliorhinus canicula chromosome 27, sScyCan1.1, whole genome shotgun sequence, the following proteins share a genomic window:
- the pex19 gene encoding LOW QUALITY PROTEIN: peroxisomal biogenesis factor 19 (The sequence of the model RefSeq protein was modified relative to this genomic sequence to represent the inferred CDS: deleted 1 base in 1 codon; substituted 1 base at 1 genomic stop codon) — translation MVTQYLIYIVEFMLVGFFNFGSYLFAGNDSTLAICQGSVGVLVILLLDSVVTDVLSVAPLLEPLFAAQDRFFHELFDSEFAAEATKEFDKAMQELAEQEPQLVEQFHKLSEIAGKVGSDLATKQEFTLSGLAKNATDLQGADTAEEELSQAMGSLGVDVGLSEGAAEPEGGFLPIMQSIMQNLLSKDIMYPVLKEITEKYPEWLTAHRDALPGEQVRRXERQHLIMVQICEEFETATEGEPEHRQQVHFETILDLTQQLQDLGEPPKELADVPPGLNFDLDEMSVPENSALGSEPCLVMWKRAANPVLESDSCPSPLFLAPYFSEICPKT, via the exons ATGGTGACACAGTATCTGATATATATTGTTGAGTTCATGCTTGTGGGCTTTTTCAATTTTGGATCCTATTTGTTCGCTGGCAATGACAGCACGTTGGCTATCTGCCAGGGCAGTGTTGGTGTGTTAGTGATTTTATTATTGGATAGTGTTGTCACTGATGTGCTTTCGGTTGCTCCTCTCCTAG AACCTCTCTTCGCTGCCCAAGACCGT TTTTTTCACGAACTTTTTGACAGCGAGTTTGCAGCAGAGGCGACCAAGGagtttgacaaagccatgcaggAGCTCGCTGAGCAGGAGCCACAGCTGGTTGAGCAATTCCATAAACTGTCCGAGATTGCGGGCAAGGTCGGAAGTGACCTGGCCACGAAGCAGGAGTTTACACTCTCGGGCTTGGCGAAGAACGCAACTGACCTTCAGGGCGCTGACACTGCAGAGGAAGAGTTGAGCCAAGCAATGGGCAGCCTGGGAGTGGATGTGGGGCTGAGCGAGGGAGCTGCAGAGCCAGAGGGAGGCTTCCTGCCAATCATGCAGAGCATCATGCAGAACCTGCTGTCCAAGGATATCATGTACCCAGTGCTGAAGGAGATCACTGAGAAGTATCCTGAGTGGCTCACAGCCCACCGTGACGCGCTACCTGGGGAGCAGGTACGGAGGTAGGAGCGTCAGCACCTCATCATGGTGCAGATCTGCGAGGAATTCGAGACAGCGACAGAGGGTGAGCCTGAACATCGACAGCAGGTCCACTTCGAGACTATCCTGGACCTCACGCAGCAACTTCAAGATCTCGGGGAACCACCGAAAGAATTGGCGGATGTGCCTCCTGGATTGAACTTTGACCTGGATGAAATGAGTGTTCCGGAGAACTCAGCACTGGGCAGCGAGCCGTGCTTGGTGATGTGGAAGAGGGCAGCAAATCCTGTTTTGGAATCTGACTCCTGTCCCTCCCCTCTTTTCCTTGCCCCCTACTTCTCTGAAATCTGCCCCAAAACCTGA